The DNA region TCAAAGTGACTGATATTCCGACCGGCATTCCTTCTCTCAGTTTGAAATTCGATATGGCCTTTTTCGCTTTTCTCACCGACGGTCTCTGCCCTGTTATTATCATCAAATCGTTTACTGCCGCTTCCATTAATTTTGAATCCTGAATGGCCTTGCCCAATCCCATACTCACTATTATTTTTTCAATTTTAGGTATTTCCATTTTCTTGTAACTGTATTTTTTTTCAAGTTCCTTCATGACATTTTTACGATACAAATCCTTAATTCTCGGAATTCTCTTTTCTCCGCTCGGCTTGTCAGTAACTTCTATTTTCTGAAGCGATTTCCCGGAACCACCCTGTTCCTGAGCTTTCGACTTTTTATCTTTTGCCATTTTTCCTCACTTGTTTGCTAACGCCGAACCGCATCTGCCACAAAATCTATCCCCGGGTTTTTCCGGATTTCTCTTCACTTTTGAAGGAGAATGACATGCCTGGCAGACGACCATAAAATTTGAAATATTTACCGGCGCTTCTTTTGTGATTATTCCGCCTGGTTCCGTCTGGCTTTTAGCGCGGGTGTGCTTCTTAACCAGATTGATGCCTTCAATTATGGCGGTGTTCTTTTCAGGAAACACAGCCAGTATTTTTCCCTGTTTTCCGCGATCATTGCCGGTCATCATCTTGACCGTGTCGCCTTTTTTTACATTCAGTTTGATGTTCTTTTTCATCACACGACCTCCGGAGCCAGGGAAACAATTTTAAGATAGTTTCTTTCTCTCAGCTCTCTCGCGATTGGACCGAAAATTCTTGTGCCTTTAGGACTGCCCGTATCATCAATAATGACAACGGCATTCTGATCAAACCTGACGCTCGTTCCGTCTTTTCTTTTGACGGGTTGTTTGGTCCTGACGACGACTGCGCTGTGTTTTGTTTTGCTTTTAACCGTCGC from candidate division WOR-3 bacterium includes:
- the rplN gene encoding 50S ribosomal protein L14, which gives rise to MLSENSTFVIADNSGGKWGLCIKILGGSRRRYARVGDKITIVVKEAIPNATVKSKTKHSAVVVRTKQPVKRKDGTSVRFDQNAVVIIDDTGSPKGTRIFGPIARELRERNYLKIVSLAPEVV
- a CDS encoding 50S ribosomal protein L24 is translated as MKKNIKLNVKKGDTVKMMTGNDRGKQGKILAVFPEKNTAIIEGINLVKKHTRAKSQTEPGGIITKEAPVNISNFMVVCQACHSPSKVKRNPEKPGDRFCGRCGSALANK